From Desulfatibacillum aliphaticivorans DSM 15576, the proteins below share one genomic window:
- a CDS encoding cache domain-containing protein has protein sequence MKKLTVALLASLMIFSLGFSAWAQESATPQEVYDMVAKAAYLMGELGEDGLAAFNDPNGEFAWKDTYVIVTDCAQKKVVGHPVPQVRQMDPSVIKCKKTGRPILIMSCEETEKDDVQTNGYWGEYWWNKPGTEEVARKVSFTLPVAGTPWIVSAGIWNEDISLDELNAANK, from the coding sequence ATGAAGAAGTTGACCGTTGCCCTGCTGGCATCCCTTATGATTTTTTCTTTGGGTTTTTCGGCATGGGCCCAAGAGTCGGCCACGCCCCAGGAAGTATACGACATGGTGGCCAAGGCCGCTTATCTGATGGGAGAACTGGGAGAAGATGGCCTGGCGGCCTTTAACGATCCCAATGGGGAATTCGCCTGGAAGGACACCTACGTCATTGTGACGGACTGCGCCCAGAAAAAAGTGGTGGGGCATCCCGTTCCCCAGGTGCGCCAGATGGACCCCAGCGTGATCAAGTGCAAAAAAACCGGCCGCCCCATCCTCATAATGAGTTGTGAGGAAACGGAAAAAGACGACGTTCAGACCAACGGCTACTGGGGCGAGTACTGGTGGAACAAGCCCGGCACGGAGGAAGTTGCCAGAAAGGTTTCCTTCACTCTGCCCGTCGCCGGAACCCCCTGGATCGTCAGCGCGGGAATCTGGAACGAAGATATTTCCCTGGACGAATTGAACGCGGCCAACAAATAA
- a CDS encoding efflux RND transporter permease subunit translates to MKAQTRRNGLVDWLSALFEQIAGWSYDHRLIVLFLCLAVLGGSLFFAAQVRQDNSFEAYFDRSDPAYGAFLQFREDFGSDEISYILYEAPGIEHGVWNLEVMERIRDLTEALEDQVPFVDKVTSLANAEFIEGDEDELLVYDALEDFPETQEDLLAFSDRVMSKPFFVDALVSEDRKYAAIVIDMEKSSVDPLDEIVLDPGKSSSDLDNLYPQAANNKIEEILARPEYSKIKFYHTGDVPLNAFYNKTTTKESLNLGLLAFGMIALVLGLFFRKFMGVIGPLAIVALSVVLVQGFMGVMGWSQDLMFIMLPAILTAVGVADAVHVFAEFRTFFAEYNDRRQAVVRTLYLVGAPCLFTSLTTVVGFASMSISPIKAIRHFALYSAVGVAGAFLLSITLFVVFLSLGKRRPAKKPTKAQRASAKGGAAFKAGLDAVSRFNIRRRKLIAAASVLIIVISCLGAARLTVDSSFLNEFSKNVKIRRVTEFADNVMGGSASFSYIFESEDYNGILEPEALAEIEAFQKEAESHGVVIKSNSIADILKDLNRAFHENREEYYILPDSMELGSQYMLLYESSGGDESHDYISSDYQRANVELRCKMVETSKYQALVEDLEEYSLARTGSPVPPPVYTGMGSLWVKLLDYIVRSQIQGFALAFTMIAIMMCLVFGSVRTGLLAMIPNLTPVLVTLGYMGWAGIHLDYVKLLIACVAIGIAVDDTVHLITRYRHEFFTHGCYEKALLPSMREVGRALFITTVVLVCGFMVMAFSEMASLAAFGILVAATVLTALLADFFLLPALVLLVKPFGPEFNPEKD, encoded by the coding sequence ATGAAAGCCCAGACCCGGAGAAACGGCCTGGTAGACTGGTTGAGCGCCCTGTTTGAGCAAATCGCCGGCTGGTCCTACGACCATAGGCTGATTGTGCTTTTCCTGTGCCTTGCCGTTTTGGGAGGGAGTCTTTTTTTCGCCGCGCAGGTCCGGCAGGACAACAGCTTTGAGGCTTATTTCGACCGGAGCGATCCCGCCTACGGCGCATTTCTCCAGTTCAGGGAGGATTTCGGCTCCGATGAAATATCCTACATTCTATACGAAGCCCCCGGGATTGAGCACGGCGTCTGGAACCTGGAGGTGATGGAAAGAATCCGCGACCTGACCGAGGCTCTGGAAGACCAGGTCCCGTTTGTGGATAAAGTCACGTCCCTGGCCAACGCCGAGTTTATTGAGGGGGACGAGGACGAGCTTTTGGTTTACGACGCGTTGGAGGATTTTCCGGAAACCCAGGAGGATTTGCTCGCCTTCAGCGACCGGGTGATGTCCAAGCCTTTTTTCGTGGACGCCCTGGTCAGCGAGGACAGGAAGTACGCCGCCATCGTCATTGATATGGAGAAATCCAGCGTGGACCCGTTGGACGAGATTGTCCTCGACCCCGGGAAAAGCTCCAGCGACCTGGACAACCTCTATCCCCAGGCTGCAAACAATAAAATTGAGGAGATCCTGGCCCGCCCGGAATACTCCAAAATTAAATTTTACCACACCGGCGACGTGCCCCTTAACGCCTTCTATAACAAGACCACCACCAAAGAGAGCCTAAATTTGGGTTTGTTGGCTTTTGGCATGATAGCCCTGGTTCTGGGCCTGTTTTTCCGAAAATTCATGGGCGTGATCGGCCCGCTGGCGATTGTGGCTTTATCCGTTGTTTTGGTCCAGGGATTCATGGGAGTCATGGGGTGGAGCCAGGACCTCATGTTCATCATGCTGCCTGCTATTCTCACGGCTGTGGGCGTGGCGGACGCCGTCCACGTCTTCGCCGAGTTTCGGACCTTTTTCGCCGAGTACAACGACCGGCGTCAAGCCGTGGTCCGCACCCTGTACCTTGTGGGGGCGCCCTGCCTGTTCACCTCCCTGACCACCGTGGTCGGCTTCGCCTCCATGAGCATATCGCCCATCAAGGCCATCCGGCATTTCGCCTTGTACAGCGCCGTGGGCGTCGCGGGGGCTTTTTTGTTGAGCATCACGCTTTTTGTGGTGTTTTTATCCCTGGGCAAAAGGCGTCCGGCCAAAAAGCCGACCAAAGCCCAAAGGGCTTCGGCCAAAGGGGGCGCGGCCTTCAAGGCGGGATTGGACGCAGTCAGCCGCTTTAACATCCGCCGCAGAAAACTGATTGCTGCGGCTTCCGTACTTATCATCGTGATTTCCTGCCTGGGAGCGGCCCGGCTTACGGTGGACTCCAGCTTTTTGAACGAGTTCAGCAAGAACGTGAAAATCCGGCGGGTGACCGAATTTGCGGATAACGTCATGGGGGGGAGCGCCAGCTTTTCCTACATATTCGAGTCGGAAGACTATAACGGCATCCTGGAGCCGGAAGCCCTGGCGGAAATCGAGGCTTTTCAGAAGGAAGCCGAATCCCATGGCGTGGTCATTAAGAGCAATTCCATTGCGGATATTTTAAAGGATTTGAACCGGGCCTTCCATGAAAACCGGGAGGAGTATTATATTTTACCGGACTCCATGGAACTGGGCTCCCAGTACATGCTCTTGTACGAAAGCTCCGGCGGGGACGAGTCCCACGACTACATCTCCTCGGACTACCAACGCGCCAATGTGGAGCTGCGCTGCAAGATGGTGGAAACCAGCAAGTATCAGGCTTTGGTTGAGGACCTGGAGGAATACTCCCTGGCGCGCACCGGCTCCCCGGTTCCGCCCCCGGTATACACGGGCATGGGCTCTTTGTGGGTCAAGCTCCTGGATTACATCGTCCGGAGCCAGATTCAGGGATTCGCCCTGGCTTTCACCATGATCGCCATTATGATGTGCCTGGTTTTCGGCTCCGTGCGCACGGGGCTTCTTGCCATGATTCCCAACCTGACGCCGGTCCTGGTCACCCTGGGATACATGGGGTGGGCGGGAATCCACCTGGATTACGTCAAGCTGCTTATCGCCTGCGTGGCCATAGGGATCGCCGTGGACGACACCGTGCATCTGATCACCCGGTATCGTCATGAGTTTTTCACCCATGGATGCTACGAAAAAGCCCTGCTCCCCTCCATGCGGGAGGTGGGCAGGGCCTTGTTCATTACCACCGTGGTGCTGGTGTGCGGCTTTATGGTTATGGCTTTTTCCGAAATGGCCAGCCTGGCGGCCTTCGGCATCCTGGTGGCCGCCACTGTGTTAACGGCCCTGCTGGCGGATTTTTTTCTGTTGCCGGCGCTGGTGCTTTTGGTTAAGCCCTTTGGCCCGGAGTTCAATCCGGAAAAGGATTAG
- a CDS encoding anaerobic ribonucleoside-triphosphate reductase activating protein: MVFGGIQKTSLIDFPGRVGCVLFTAGCNFKCPYCHNPELLSFSTAQVIKNNWVMSFLKERTGFLDGVVITGGEPTLHKDLMDFMAAIKDMGFELKLDTNGSRPGVLGQILEKGLADYVAMDLKTDPALYAEMVASPVEPEKIRTSIQTILDSGTPHEFRTTCAHPMIDADILAGLADQLSGADLWVFQECQGTRMLEPDFLEKAEIVYTREDVEAFAAQASSCVKEVRVR, encoded by the coding sequence ATGGTTTTCGGCGGCATTCAAAAAACTTCGCTAATAGACTTTCCGGGCAGGGTGGGGTGCGTCCTTTTTACGGCTGGCTGCAACTTCAAATGCCCTTACTGCCACAACCCGGAATTGCTGTCCTTTTCCACGGCCCAGGTCATCAAAAATAACTGGGTCATGAGTTTTTTGAAGGAGCGCACAGGCTTCCTGGACGGCGTAGTCATAACAGGCGGAGAGCCCACGCTGCATAAGGACCTCATGGATTTCATGGCCGCCATCAAGGACATGGGCTTTGAACTCAAGCTGGACACCAACGGAAGCAGGCCGGGCGTTCTGGGGCAAATCCTGGAGAAAGGCCTGGCTGACTATGTGGCCATGGACCTGAAAACCGATCCCGCCTTGTACGCGGAAATGGTGGCTTCGCCTGTCGAGCCCGAAAAAATCCGAACGAGCATCCAAACCATTCTGGATTCCGGGACGCCCCATGAGTTCCGGACCACCTGCGCCCACCCCATGATTGACGCGGACATACTGGCCGGTCTGGCGGACCAATTGTCCGGCGCAGATCTATGGGTCTTTCAGGAGTGCCAGGGGACCAGAATGCTGGAGCCCGACTTTTTGGAAAAGGCGGAAATAGTTTACACCCGTGAAGACGTGGAAGCCTTCGCCGCCCAGGCCTCTTCCTGCGTTAAAGAGGTCCGGGTGCGATAA
- a CDS encoding REP-associated tyrosine transposase, which yields MGRSRYTFRQQDAPYFVTCTVLNWLPVFTRPEPVGVIIDSLNFLKKDGMKVYAYVILENHMHLIAQSGDMGRDIGRFKAHTAKQLIALLKDFKAKTILDQLRFYKEAHKQDRTYQFWQEGAHPELIHTLDMMREKVEYIHQNPVKRGYVDKPEDWRYSSARDYMGRQGMIEICKQW from the coding sequence GTGGGCAGAAGCCGTTACACGTTCAGGCAGCAGGACGCGCCTTACTTTGTAACCTGCACTGTCCTTAACTGGCTCCCTGTATTCACCCGCCCTGAACCGGTGGGCGTTATTATTGACTCCCTAAACTTTCTCAAAAAGGATGGAATGAAGGTATACGCTTACGTCATCCTGGAAAATCACATGCACTTAATCGCCCAAAGTGGTGACATGGGCAGAGACATAGGGCGCTTTAAGGCCCACACGGCAAAGCAGTTGATCGCCTTGCTAAAGGATTTTAAAGCAAAGACAATATTGGATCAGTTGAGATTTTATAAAGAGGCTCACAAACAGGATCGGACATATCAGTTCTGGCAGGAAGGCGCCCACCCTGAGCTGATCCACACGCTTGATATGATGCGGGAAAAGGTGGAGTACATACACCAGAACCCGGTGAAACGCGGCTATGTAGATAAGCCGGAAGACTGGAGGTATTCCAGTGCACGGGACTACATGGGGCGGCAAGGGATGATTGAAATTTGTAAGCAGTGGTAA
- a CDS encoding ribonucleoside triphosphate reductase: MFEQIKKRDGRIVPFDAAKITNAIAQAGKATDEFTEREARKLTLRVVTLAHDMRLGSIPEVEEVQDIVEHVLLDSPYFMSAKAYILYREQHAQIRRITREDRIDLVDHYINRLDWKVKENSNMCYSLQGLNNYISSDITSEYWLGKIYPPEIRRAHKSGDIHVHDLSLLSVYCVGWDLQDLLLEGFKGVAGKVESGPPRHLRSALGQIVNFFYTLQGEAAGAQALSNFDTLLAPFVRFDDLDQKEVKQALQEFVFNINIPTRVGFQTPFTNITMDLQPAATLKNDRVIVGGEYLDETYGEFQHEMDMINKAFAEVMMEGDAKGRVFTFPIPTYNITPDFDWDNPNLEPVWKMTGKYGIPYFSNFVNSDMSPEDARSMCCRLRLDNRELQKRGGGLFGANPLTGSIGVVTINLPRLGFLAADEKDFMELLDGRIELARQSLEIKRKVLEKFTERDLYPYSQFYLRKVKEGTEKFWTNHFSTVGIIGMNEACLNLLGKDIGTPEGQEFSGRVMDHIRDVLSAIQEETGEMFNLEATPGEGTSYRLAMADKKMYPEILCANEPQVQSGASPFYTNSTQLPVDYTDDLFQTLKLQDDLQAKYTGGTVLHIFLGEQVTDCDTVKNLLRKITSGFKLPYMTLTPTFSVCPSHGYLAGEHHECPRCQSPTEVYSRVVGYLRPVRQWNDGKQAEFSLRKTFSVAS; encoded by the coding sequence ATGTTTGAACAGATAAAAAAGCGCGACGGCCGGATTGTTCCGTTTGATGCCGCCAAGATTACCAACGCCATAGCCCAGGCCGGCAAGGCAACCGACGAGTTTACGGAGCGGGAGGCGAGAAAGCTCACCCTGAGGGTGGTGACCCTGGCCCATGACATGCGGCTGGGTTCCATTCCCGAAGTGGAGGAAGTGCAGGACATCGTGGAGCATGTTTTGCTGGATTCTCCCTATTTTATGAGCGCCAAGGCTTACATTCTGTATCGGGAGCAGCACGCCCAGATTCGCCGGATCACCCGGGAGGACCGGATCGATCTGGTGGACCACTATATCAACCGCCTGGACTGGAAGGTGAAGGAAAACAGCAATATGTGCTATTCCCTCCAGGGGTTGAACAATTACATCTCCTCGGACATCACCTCGGAATACTGGCTGGGCAAAATTTATCCGCCTGAAATCCGCCGCGCCCATAAGTCCGGCGATATCCATGTGCACGACCTCAGCCTGTTGTCCGTATACTGCGTGGGATGGGACTTGCAGGACTTGCTCTTGGAGGGATTCAAGGGCGTGGCCGGCAAGGTGGAAAGCGGCCCCCCGCGCCACCTGCGCTCTGCATTGGGCCAGATCGTCAACTTTTTCTACACCCTGCAAGGCGAAGCTGCGGGCGCTCAGGCCCTGTCCAACTTCGACACCTTGCTGGCGCCTTTCGTCCGTTTTGACGATTTGGATCAGAAAGAGGTCAAGCAGGCCCTTCAGGAATTTGTGTTCAACATCAACATCCCCACCCGCGTTGGATTCCAGACGCCTTTCACCAATATTACTATGGATCTCCAGCCCGCCGCCACCCTGAAGAACGACCGGGTGATCGTTGGCGGTGAATACCTGGACGAAACCTACGGCGAGTTCCAGCATGAAATGGACATGATCAACAAGGCCTTCGCCGAGGTCATGATGGAAGGCGACGCCAAGGGCCGGGTTTTTACGTTCCCCATCCCCACATACAACATTACGCCGGATTTCGACTGGGACAACCCCAACCTGGAGCCTGTCTGGAAGATGACCGGAAAATACGGCATTCCTTATTTTTCCAACTTCGTGAACTCCGATATGTCGCCCGAAGACGCCCGCTCCATGTGCTGCCGCTTGCGCCTGGACAACCGGGAGCTGCAAAAACGGGGCGGCGGCCTTTTCGGCGCCAATCCGCTCACCGGCTCCATCGGCGTGGTGACCATCAACCTGCCCAGGCTGGGTTTTCTGGCTGCGGACGAAAAGGATTTTATGGAGCTTTTGGACGGCCGCATCGAGCTGGCCCGCCAGAGCCTGGAAATCAAGCGTAAGGTGCTGGAAAAGTTCACGGAAAGGGACTTGTATCCCTACTCCCAGTTCTATTTGCGCAAGGTCAAGGAAGGCACGGAAAAATTCTGGACCAACCATTTTTCCACCGTGGGCATCATCGGCATGAACGAAGCCTGCCTCAACCTCCTGGGCAAAGACATCGGCACGCCCGAAGGCCAGGAATTCTCGGGCAGGGTCATGGACCACATCCGGGACGTCCTTTCCGCCATCCAGGAGGAAACCGGAGAGATGTTCAACCTGGAAGCCACTCCGGGGGAAGGCACCTCCTATCGTCTGGCCATGGCGGACAAGAAAATGTATCCGGAAATCCTTTGCGCCAACGAACCCCAGGTGCAGTCCGGGGCCTCTCCGTTTTATACCAATTCCACCCAACTGCCCGTGGATTACACGGACGACCTGTTCCAGACCCTCAAGCTGCAGGACGACCTCCAGGCCAAGTACACCGGTGGGACCGTGCTGCACATCTTCCTGGGAGAGCAGGTGACCGACTGCGATACGGTCAAGAACCTTCTTCGGAAAATTACGTCGGGCTTTAAACTGCCCTACATGACCCTGACCCCCACCTTCTCCGTCTGCCCCTCCCACGGATACCTGGCCGGCGAGCATCACGAATGCCCCCGGTGCCAGTCGCCCACGGAGGTGTATTCCCGGGTGGTGGGATACCTCCGTCCCGTCCGGCAATGGAACGACGGCAAACAGGCGGAGTTTTCGTTGAGAAAAACCTTTAGCGTTGCTTCCTGA
- a CDS encoding long-chain-fatty-acid--CoA ligase, translating to MAKNFKYWPDGWPESLNYPNVPVFKLLDQTAKRSPNRLAMIFGGMELTFSELKNLTERFANALKSLGVGKGDKVAIHLPNCPQFAIAYYGALRTGAAFTPVSPLLSPSEIEHQLNDSQSKVLVSLDLLYPGAAEAVAKTTVSKVITTSIADCFSAVIQPLKPLGKFPVEGTLDMAQLLAEHQPDPLAVEIDVEKDLAHLAYTGGTTGVSKGVMLTHKNVICNVLQYSCWFAGAQLILREDGTFGPDYPPDVDPHVDRMAVTDEETALVVVPWFHAMGTIAYLNNPVYAGSTMVVFPRFDPVEYITAIGKYGATTLGGAPQLFVPLVNLPNFKDYDLSGIKMAGSGAAPLPVPVLKQLEESFTGIVLEAYGLTEVSMGATCNPPIKGQTRAGSVGLPIFDTEIIITDPASGDELPIGEEGEICIKGPQVMQGYWGRPEATAEVLKDGWLRTGDIGRMDDDGFLFITDRIKDLILYKGYNVYPRQLEEVLYDHPAVENAAVVGKKDPDAGEKPIAFVQLRSGMDATEEDIMEFVNSRVAAYKKLRGVIFVSEIPVSGAGKILKRELRKQLE from the coding sequence ATGGCAAAAAATTTCAAGTATTGGCCGGATGGTTGGCCCGAGTCCCTCAATTACCCCAATGTCCCCGTTTTTAAACTTTTGGACCAGACGGCAAAAAGATCTCCCAACAGGCTCGCCATGATTTTCGGGGGCATGGAACTGACCTTTTCCGAGCTGAAAAACCTGACGGAGCGGTTTGCGAACGCATTGAAATCATTGGGCGTGGGCAAAGGCGATAAAGTGGCCATACACCTGCCCAACTGCCCCCAGTTCGCCATTGCCTATTACGGCGCATTAAGGACCGGCGCTGCGTTTACGCCGGTTTCTCCTTTATTGTCTCCTTCGGAGATCGAGCATCAGCTTAACGATTCCCAGTCTAAGGTGCTTGTGTCCCTGGACCTCTTGTATCCCGGGGCGGCCGAGGCCGTGGCCAAGACCACGGTTTCCAAGGTCATCACAACCAGCATCGCAGACTGCTTCAGCGCGGTCATCCAGCCCCTCAAGCCATTGGGCAAGTTTCCCGTGGAAGGAACCCTGGACATGGCCCAGCTTCTGGCCGAGCATCAGCCGGATCCCCTGGCCGTGGAAATCGACGTGGAAAAGGATCTGGCGCATTTGGCGTACACCGGCGGAACCACCGGGGTTTCCAAAGGAGTCATGCTGACGCACAAAAATGTGATTTGCAACGTGCTGCAGTACTCCTGCTGGTTTGCAGGCGCCCAACTCATACTCCGGGAGGACGGAACCTTTGGCCCCGATTATCCCCCGGACGTGGATCCCCACGTGGACCGCATGGCCGTTACGGACGAGGAAACCGCTCTGGTGGTCGTGCCCTGGTTCCACGCCATGGGAACCATCGCCTACCTCAATAATCCGGTTTACGCAGGCTCCACCATGGTGGTTTTCCCCAGGTTCGATCCCGTGGAGTACATCACCGCCATTGGGAAATACGGCGCAACCACCCTGGGCGGCGCGCCCCAGCTTTTCGTACCTCTGGTCAACCTGCCCAATTTCAAGGATTACGACCTCTCAGGCATCAAAATGGCCGGATCCGGCGCAGCGCCCCTTCCGGTTCCGGTGCTTAAGCAGTTGGAGGAGTCCTTCACCGGAATCGTCCTGGAGGCCTACGGACTTACTGAGGTCTCCATGGGCGCCACATGCAACCCGCCCATCAAAGGCCAGACCCGGGCCGGCTCCGTGGGGCTGCCCATTTTCGACACGGAAATCATCATTACAGATCCCGCCTCCGGCGATGAGCTTCCCATCGGCGAGGAAGGCGAGATCTGCATCAAAGGCCCCCAGGTCATGCAGGGGTATTGGGGCCGCCCGGAAGCCACCGCCGAAGTGCTTAAAGACGGCTGGCTCCGCACCGGCGACATCGGCCGCATGGACGACGATGGATTCCTGTTCATCACGGACCGCATCAAAGACCTCATTCTATATAAAGGATATAACGTCTACCCCCGCCAACTGGAAGAAGTCCTGTACGACCACCCGGCCGTGGAAAACGCCGCAGTGGTGGGAAAAAAGGACCCGGACGCGGGCGAAAAGCCCATCGCTTTTGTGCAGCTCAGGTCCGGCATGGACGCTACGGAAGAGGACATCATGGAGTTCGTCAATTCCAGGGTGGCGGCCTATAAAAAACTCCGCGGCGTGATTTTCGTCAGCGAAATCCCCGTCAGCGGCGCCGGCAAAATCCTGAAGCGCGAGCTGAGAAAGCAACTGGAATAA
- a CDS encoding MFS transporter, translating to MKTDSAIGKWFVFGIVGVGIFMSTLDGSIVNIALPSILKSYGVSLSTIRWVPLIYLLTISCLLLSFGRFSDMIGRRRVYTRGLFVFSLGSLLCGLAGSAGVLITARSLQGMGAAMIMSCTPALIADNFPPEERGMAMGMIGAVVASGLTVGPALGGLILEHFSWHWIFFINLPVGLGAIIAANRVLKESQASGPRESFDWIGALLLALVFGSFTLAISMGKEMGWTSVPIVGLIAAFAVGAVLFIFVEVKAPHPLVDLELFRIRLFACALCAAVTLFISLFCLIFLMPFYLKYPGGFSDAGAGGMLVVPFLFMLVGAPIFGAMSDRLGSRLLCTLGMLMLSASFFSFMFMEPTTDIFPIFWRLALAGFGTSLFTSPNNAAAITAVPVNRRGIASALIATARNMGMVMGIAMASTVFAAVYTSVYPGATLDSYSAQHVEGFMAAFHQAMMCGGFAALAGAVLAALRGKGTVSEE from the coding sequence ATGAAAACGGATTCTGCAATAGGAAAATGGTTTGTATTCGGCATTGTAGGCGTTGGGATTTTCATGTCCACCCTGGACGGAAGCATCGTGAACATCGCCCTGCCCTCCATTCTCAAAAGCTACGGCGTAAGCCTTTCAACCATTCGCTGGGTGCCCCTTATTTATCTTTTGACCATATCGTGCCTGCTTTTGTCCTTCGGCCGATTTTCGGACATGATAGGCAGAAGGCGCGTATACACCCGGGGGCTGTTTGTGTTTTCCCTGGGGTCGCTTTTGTGCGGACTGGCGGGGTCAGCGGGCGTATTGATTACGGCCCGTTCTCTTCAGGGCATGGGGGCGGCCATGATCATGTCGTGCACTCCCGCCTTGATCGCGGACAATTTCCCCCCCGAGGAGCGGGGCATGGCCATGGGCATGATCGGGGCGGTGGTGGCCTCGGGCCTGACCGTTGGCCCTGCTCTGGGCGGCCTGATCCTGGAGCATTTTTCGTGGCACTGGATCTTTTTCATCAACCTCCCGGTGGGGCTGGGCGCCATCATTGCCGCCAACCGCGTTTTAAAGGAAAGCCAGGCTTCGGGCCCAAGGGAAAGTTTCGACTGGATAGGCGCCTTGCTTCTGGCCCTGGTGTTCGGGTCGTTTACCCTGGCTATATCCATGGGCAAGGAAATGGGATGGACATCCGTTCCCATAGTCGGCCTGATAGCGGCCTTTGCCGTAGGCGCGGTCTTGTTTATATTTGTGGAGGTGAAAGCGCCCCACCCCTTGGTGGACCTGGAGCTTTTTAGAATCAGGCTGTTTGCTTGCGCGCTCTGCGCTGCAGTAACCCTGTTTATCAGCCTGTTTTGCCTGATTTTTCTCATGCCTTTTTATCTTAAGTATCCGGGAGGCTTTTCGGACGCCGGGGCCGGCGGAATGCTGGTGGTTCCCTTTTTATTCATGCTGGTGGGCGCCCCCATCTTCGGCGCCATGTCCGACCGGCTGGGGTCCAGGCTTTTGTGCACCCTTGGCATGCTCATGCTTTCCGCTTCGTTTTTCTCCTTCATGTTTATGGAGCCCACCACCGATATTTTTCCCATTTTCTGGAGGCTGGCCCTGGCGGGCTTCGGAACGTCTTTGTTCACGTCCCCCAATAACGCCGCCGCCATAACCGCCGTGCCGGTCAATCGCAGAGGCATTGCTTCCGCCCTTATAGCGACGGCGAGGAACATGGGCATGGTTATGGGCATCGCCATGGCCAGTACGGTTTTTGCCGCCGTGTACACCTCCGTTTACCCGGGAGCGACTCTGGACTCGTACAGCGCGCAACATGTGGAAGGATTTATGGCGGCGTTCCATCAAGCCATGATGTGCGGCGGATTCGCAGCCTTGGCGGGCGCCGTGCTTGCAGCGCTGCGGGGCAAAGGAACGGTTTCCGAGGAATAG
- a CDS encoding glycosyltransferase family 39 protein → MTKPAHPACYPILFLAALGCRLIFFYNHGTAEVFGKYPYFAQQLLQGRDLGERLLDLSPLYLYSMAFCMGRLGLSIHALEAVQLFLGALNVLLIFAVGRRLMGCLAGFSGALLYAFHGNIMALESTFEPLVLLLFLSLLCILFLVKAQDSKNNYNKRFKLIAAAGLFAGLALITKPNFGLFCLGIAFWLFAAFDPGLSLKRRTALAAVFCILAGLVILPISVRNYIKFDDFVAVSDSYGRLFYNGNGGAAAAFFPQNLEGQDAVPDGKTDPDHSHVFFRERASAMAGRDLKPSESARFWFLTGLRDLKADPKRAAALWSQKAALFFHGYENHLIDSAYFKWQWTLNKPFIPYILISSLALAGMILNSKRWRRLFPLYCLVFSFLISCTIFLSGSRYRAPALPALCLFAGSVIAYMQAWIGQREWKKAAAMALVIALLIAGDSLLFKEPAAAHDRAFQPELRRQYEEEHPESYSSETVPLPRSAASTAPAKAANPPHIMA, encoded by the coding sequence ATGACCAAACCCGCCCACCCAGCCTGTTATCCTATCCTGTTCCTGGCCGCTCTGGGCTGCCGGCTCATTTTTTTTTACAACCACGGGACGGCCGAAGTCTTTGGAAAATACCCCTATTTCGCGCAACAATTGCTTCAGGGCCGCGACCTGGGAGAGCGTCTCCTGGACCTGAGCCCCCTGTACCTCTATTCCATGGCTTTTTGCATGGGCCGCCTGGGCCTGTCCATCCACGCCCTGGAAGCCGTGCAGCTTTTTCTGGGCGCCCTGAACGTCCTGCTGATATTCGCCGTGGGGCGCCGCCTTATGGGATGCCTTGCAGGGTTCTCAGGGGCTTTGTTATACGCCTTTCACGGCAATATCATGGCCTTGGAATCCACCTTTGAACCCCTGGTCCTGCTGCTTTTCTTAAGCCTTTTGTGCATCCTGTTTTTGGTTAAAGCTCAGGACTCCAAAAACAACTACAACAAGCGATTCAAGCTCATTGCCGCGGCCGGGCTTTTCGCCGGATTGGCCCTGATAACCAAGCCCAATTTCGGGCTCTTCTGCCTGGGAATAGCTTTCTGGCTTTTTGCGGCTTTCGACCCAGGCCTCAGCTTAAAAAGGCGTACAGCCCTGGCCGCTGTTTTTTGCATTCTGGCCGGTCTCGTCATTCTGCCGATCTCCGTGCGGAACTATATTAAGTTTGATGATTTTGTGGCCGTGTCCGACTCCTACGGCAGGCTTTTTTATAATGGAAACGGGGGCGCGGCAGCGGCGTTCTTTCCCCAGAACCTGGAAGGCCAGGACGCAGTCCCGGACGGAAAGACGGACCCGGATCACAGCCACGTCTTTTTTCGGGAAAGGGCGTCCGCCATGGCCGGGCGGGATTTAAAGCCGTCGGAAAGCGCCCGGTTCTGGTTTCTGACGGGCTTGAGAGATTTAAAAGCAGACCCCAAAAGGGCGGCGGCGCTCTGGAGCCAAAAGGCGGCGCTTTTTTTTCACGGATACGAAAATCACCTGATCGACAGCGCTTACTTTAAATGGCAATGGACTCTGAACAAGCCGTTCATCCCTTATATTCTGATTTCATCCCTGGCGTTAGCTGGAATGATATTGAATAGCAAACGCTGGCGGCGGCTTTTTCCGTTGTATTGCCTGGTTTTCAGCTTTTTGATTTCCTGCACCATCTTTCTATCCGGCTCCAGGTACAGAGCCCCGGCCCTTCCGGCTTTATGCCTGTTCGCCGGGTCCGTCATAGCTTATATGCAGGCTTGGATTGGTCAACGGGAATGGAAAAAGGCGGCCGCAATGGCTTTGGTCATTGCGCTTTTAATCGCAGGAGACTCATTGCTTTTTAAAGAGCCGGCCGCAGCCCATGACCGGGCGTTCCAGCCGGAGTTGCGCAGGCAATATGAAGAAGAGCATCCGGAATCCTATTCCTCGGAAACCGTTCCTTTGCCCCGCAGCGCTGCAAGCACGGCGCCCGCCAAGGCTGCGAATCCGCCGCACATCATGGCTTGA